A single Hippocampus zosterae strain Florida chromosome 1, ASM2543408v3, whole genome shotgun sequence DNA region contains:
- the rpl36a gene encoding 60S ribosomal protein L36a — protein MVNVPKTRRTYCKKCKKHQPHKVTQYKKGKDSLYAQGKRRYDRKQSGYGGQTKPIFRKKAKTTKKIVLRLECMEANCRSKRMLAIKRCKHFELGGDKKRKGQVIQF, from the exons ATG GTGAACGTCCCGAAGACCCGCAGGACCTACTGCAAGAAGTGCAAGAAGCACCAACCCCACAAAGTCACCCAGTACAAGAAGGGCAAGGATTCCCTCTATGCTCAGG GTAAGAGGAGATACGATCGGAAGCAGAGCGGCTACGGTGGTCAGACCAAGCCCATCTTCCGTAAAAAG GCTAAGACAACAAAGAAGATTGTGCTGAGGCTCGAGTGCATGGAGGCCAACTGCAGATCCAAGAGGATGCTGGCCATCAAGCGATGCAAGCACTTTGAGTTGGGAGGTGACAAGAAGAGAAAG GGCCAGGTCATCCAGTTCTAA